DNA sequence from the Cyprinus carpio isolate SPL01 chromosome A9, ASM1834038v1, whole genome shotgun sequence genome:
gaaACACAAACGTCCGTGGGCCCCTCTCCCCCTCTCGATTATCATAAAATGGTTCAGTCCGCCCAAATTGTATCCAGTAACCAAGGCAACACAAACAGCTTGACTTCACTTATAGCGCCGGCAGATTCAACTTGACAGAGGATGTGAAAATGCCTCAAAAATCTGGAAGTCAAAAAcggaaagagaaaataataagaGAAGTGAAAGAGGCAAAGGGTCGACAGTATGTTACCGAATATTTCACAACAAAAGGTGGGTTTGTAAGTAGGCCTAAATTGTTAGTGGACCGCCCGTGACAATGATCGTAGCCTACGGCACTTTTCTGTGCGTACGCACGCTTTGTACATGAGGCCCTAGGTCTCTACAGTAGGATTTTTCGATAAGTTAGAAAGTTTCGATTGAGCAGGGTGCAGCGGGTGCACGGCTTTGCCTCACATGCAGCCGGTGTAGTGTccgaaatttgcaccctgccagattatgcaccccctggtattggtaggtttaggagtaggtgtgggggaggggttaggattaggggtgggggtggggattaggcaatcaggtagcgactTCAACGAGGGGATGCATAATCCTCCACTCACTAAGAATTCGGCACAACACCGGTGTCAGCATCTTTGTACGAGGCGGCGCCCACTTTCAGCACCCTGCTGCGGTCCACGCTGTTGCACCTGTCTTGCAAGCAGTCTAACTTCATGAACTCTGATAAAAATCCTCTGCCAGCTACTGTACAAACTACTATCAGCTGTTTGTGAGGTTTCAGTGCATCTCTTGAAGATGATGTGGAGTTGTATTACTACAATGTCCCCCTATATTATCAAATACAGCATGATTCATCTCTGCCAACCATCTTCACATAATACTTTCACATTATCTGATCCAGACCGTcggcaaaactgaatttaaaaagcgCAAAATGACTGCCTGTGGACGTTATAggtagaaattattatatttctgtttttattcacacaataaatatttaaactagttttaatgaaaattcatgTAGTTTTAGGAAAAGTCAGGCAGCAGCAAggatttgtgatttatttagacaaagttaTTGACTATGCAAATTTCAAAACTGTCAAAATGATGCCTTGTTCATTCTAGTGTTAAAGATAATTACCATAAGTTTAAATGTTGCGGTTAAAATGACTGCTGGTGGCCGTTCTAGTGTTAAAAGTGCATGATAAGGGAACTCAATTTTCTCCCCATGTTAGGTCAAGAAAACGCtggaaaaaataacaatacacaGTTTTAGTTAAACGTTCAATGCAGTCAAACGCACTTTGTCAAAATCATGCCTCGTTCCAAACAGAGTCAAATGAACCAGCAGCAGCAACTGGTCCGGCTGTCTCCCAACCCCTAACTCCAGCATCCCCTGAATCAGCCTCATACAAAGATGATTGAGTCTGTTCTTTGTGAGCATGGGATTGACATCAGTGATTGCAGAGGACAGGGATATGACAATGGGGCAAATATGTCAGGGAAGGTAAAGGGAGTCCAAGCTGAAATACTGAGGAAAAACAAGCTAGCTACTTATTCACCTTGTGCCTCTCATACATTAAATCTTGTTGGCGTACATGCTGCACAATCAAGATCCAGATGTATCCACCTTTTTTGACTGCATAAATCGCCTGTACACATTTGTAAGTAGCAGCCCAGAGCGCTGGGCAGTCTACAAAGAGCAAACAGGTTCCTCATTGCATCAGCTATCTGATACCCGCTGGAGTGCAAGGACTGAGGCTGTTAAACCTGTGGCACAGCACCTACCTTCTGTCATCAATGCACTTGATAGCATACTAATGACTTGCAGTCTCACCAATGAAGCAAGATCAGATGCTAATGGTCTCAGAAAATACTTCATGTCATTTGATGCTATTCTTCTTCTCACCATCTGGCTGAAAGTACTGCAAAGCATTGATGACAGGAATGTTATTCTCCAGTCAGGGAAAATCTCACTTGACATAGAGGCAGCCAATATCAGAGCCTTGACAGAAGAGATGCAGTCTCTGAGAGATGCATGGGGGTCTCTCCTAGCTGAGGCAAAGTTGATAGCTAGAgaagctcatgttactcctcagTTAAGCAAGGAGTGCAGTcgcaagaagaaaagaaagagattcCATGATGAAACCTGTGAAGAGGAGACAACTCAGGAAGATTCAGAAACAGAGTTTCGGAATACTGTGTTTTACACTGCTATGTATAGTATCATCAGTGACTTAGACACTGGGTTCCAGAGAATTGCTGATATTGTGAACGAGTTTTATGCGGTTCTGAAAGTTGGGCAGATTAGTGAGGACAAAATCTCTTCTGTGTGCCAACCACTGATCACTAAGTATTCCAGTGATCTAACTCCTGATTTTGAAAATCAAGTAAGACACCTAAACCGTGTATATGCTTCCAACTTCCCCCCTAACCTGTCACCTCTTGAACTCCTAAATGCTATTTGTAAGCTGCAAAGCATCTTTGAAGAAGTGTGCATTGCTTTGCGTTTATTTAGCACACTGCCAGTGACTGTTGCTGGTGGGGGAGAGGGCATTCAGCaaattaaaactgattaaaaaaactaCTTGAGGTTTCCAATGTCGCAAGAAAGGCTTTGCAGTCTTGCTATGCTTTCCATTGAGAGCGAGTTGGCTAGAGAGCTCGACTTCAAAGATTTGATTAATGATTTTGCAGCTGAAAAGGTCAGACGTTGGacttttgtttagaaatgttgaGCAAGTACAAGAGATTAGAAATGATGTGGAAAGAGTAACTCAGACTCATCTATGTTATACCTTGGCCATTCTTTGATATAGTATATTATGCAAGTTCtgcttaaattattataaattttatatggccaatttttttttatggtggtgTTTTcttgctgagatttttttttcaccacagattgtaattcctgttttttttttaaattgaagagttttattttgaaatttcagtATCAGTgttgaagcaaataaatataaatacatttaattgtattaagAGTGCTCAGTGTTTCCGTTACATTTCAActgtcatgttaaaaatattaggttagattagattaactttattgtcattgccagtgtacagtacaaatatgtacagtacattcatacaaatataaatatatgtgtatacactATATGACACATGTAAAGCAATGAacagtatatacattatacagtactgAAGTAGTGCAGTATTACAGAGGACAAATTACGGGTGTGGACATGGGATGGAGTTCAATTGTCTGATTGACTTAAATATATGAGAATGATagtcaaaataccataaaagcgcatgattttatgtaaattaatatgaaaaaactcTCAGCTGTGTTGAGGGCCCTGTCAAGATTCTTTTCATGGGGCCCAAAATCCTTAGCAGCGCCCCTGAATGTAGTTGTTAGATTCGAAGGAGATGGAGGATTAAAGAAAATTGACCcgattaaattaacaaaaattctCAAGGGTAAAATTGGAGAAGTGAAATATGCTAGAATTCTAGGAGATGGGAACTTGTTAATTGGGTGTAATAATAAAGACCAAATGGAGAAGGCTAGGAAACTAACAAATGttggaaaaataaaagttcttaagGTTGTAAGAGTGGGGGAAAAGAGAACCAATGGATGCAAGGGTGTGATATATGGAGTTCCCATTCACGTTAATGTAAGAAGAAATAGTGGAAAGCATTAAAGTGGAAAATAGTACAGTGAAAAAGTGTAAGAAGAATGACAAAAGGGGTagagaaaaaggaaaacagaatcTGTACTAATTGAATTTGAGGAGAATGAGATACCGAAGCAGGTGTATGTTGGTTTTGTAAGATATAATGTAAGGGAGTACATAACAAAACCAATGAGATGTTACAAATGCCAAGAGTTTGGACACATAGCCAAAATGTGCAAAGGGAAGCAAAGATGTGCTAGATGTGGGGGGGAACATGAATATGGGAAGTGTGGTGAGGGAACAAAACCAAAGTGTTGTAACTGTGGAGGTAATCATAGTGTAGCGTACTGGGGTTGGTGAGGTACTTAAAAAAGAAGTGGAGGTACGACAGATAAGGTTAAAAGAGAAGGTATCATATGCTGATGCAGTTAAATTGGCTGGAAAGGATAATCAGAATAAGGAGGGAAGAGGGAATATAGAGCAAGAAAAAGTAAATGAGCAGCAAGATAAGAAGATTGCgtggaaagagaagaagaaattgGTCACATTCATTGCAGGAgtaataaatgcaacatttgaaataaagtcaaaaaacaGAAAGGATTCAGGTGATTGTGAAAGCAGCAGAACATCATTTGGATATGATAGGACTGAAATGGGAGGAAATAAATGATGAATTGAGGATGCAAGCAAGTCAAGAGAATTCATGTGTTgggttataataataatgttaattttgcaATGGAATGCAAGAAGTTTGTTGGCTAACGGACAAGATTTTAAGCAATTTGTTGCTAGTAGGAGAGAAGTACCTGAGGTTATATGTGTACAAGAGACCTGGTTAAAAACTCAATTTGATTTTGTCTTATATGATTATGCGGTAGTACGACATGATAGAAGAGACAAGGGAGGAGGAGGATGtgcaacatttataaaacagGGTGTATCTTACCAAGTGTTAGGTATAGGAAATGAACAAGAGTATGTGGTAATCAAAGTGTGGGCTGGAAAGAAGGAGTTGGTGatagtaaattattataatccatgTCAAAGACTAGAGGTAAGGAAACTTGATGAGATAGAGGGACAAGATTGTAGAAACATAGTATGGTGTGGGGATTTTAATGGGGCATAATACATTGTGGGGGAGTGATAGAACTGACGTTAATGGTCAAAGAAGTGAAGAAATGGTAGATGAGAAGAACTTAGTGTGTTTAAATAATGGTGAATGTACAAGAATAGATGTTAACATGGGGAAAGAGTCAGTACTGGATCTTACATTAGTATCAAACAGCATTGCAGCAATATGTGACTGGTCAGTGTATAGAGAAGGAACAATTGGCAGTGATCATTATCCAGTATGgtgcagaataaataaaatatagatgtaATATTAAGTATAGAAAATATAAGTGACAAGTGGAATCTTGGAAAAGCGGATTGTGGAAAATTTCAGGAGGAAAGTAATAGATATCTGAGTCAAACTAAATTTGAAATGGATGTTGAAACATTAGATTACAAAATAAAGCAAGGTATAATTTTAGCAGCAACAGATTCTATCCCAAAGagcaaagggaaaaataaaaagaaagtaatgCCATGGTGGGATGATAAATGTAAGGAAGTTATTAAAAATAGGAATAGAGCAATTAAGTTAGTTAAAAGGACACATAATTTTCAATATATGGTTCAGTATAAACAAGCCCAGGCAGAAGTTAGGAGGACAATAAGACAGGAAAAAAGGAAATTCTGGAGAACATACTGTGATTCAATTGGAAACACAACTCCAATAGAACAAATATGGGGTATGATTAAAAAGATGGGGGGTGATAGAAGGGAATGGAGTTATCCAGTTATGACTGAAGGAAATGAAACTGCAGTGACTAATATAGAAAAGGTAGAGATGTTGGCAaaagcttttattaaaataaatagttataataatttgTCAGAGGAGGGGAAAAGAGGTAGAGAAAGAACAAAGGAAGAGAATAGGGGGGCATTAGGAAGGAAAAAATAATGGAGAGGGAGGATTAGATGTCCCTTTTAGCATGGGAGAACTGCAAAGGGCATTGAATAGAACAGGGAAGTCTGCGCCAGGGAAAGACAAAGTGTGTTACAGCATGCTTAAACATTTAAGTATAGAAAATCAGGAGAAGCTACTGATGTTATATAACAGAGTGTGGGAGGAGGGAAGGTTACCAAAAAGTTGGAAAGAGGCAGTAATTATTCCAATAAGAAAGCCTGGCAAAGATCCAAGCAAGCCGGGAAATTACAGGCCAATTGCACTAACTTCACATATTTGTAAATTAATGGAGCGCATGATAAATGAAAGACTTATGTATTTTTTGGAGAGTAAAGATATAATAGCTAGTTGTCAAAGTGGATTTAGAAAAGGAAGAAATACAATTGATTCGGTAATAAATTTGGAAGATGAGATAAGAAAAGCTCAAGTAAACAAGGAGACAGTGGGAACAGTGTTTTTTGATGTGGAGAAGGCGTATGACATGATGTGGAGGGAGGgacttttaattaaattgcatttaatggGAGTTGGAGGAAAAATGTTCAATTGGATCATGGATTTTTTAAATGGAAGGGTTATTCAGGTAAAGATAGGTCAAGAATTATCAAATcaatataatgtagaaaatggGACACCACAAGGGAGTGTAATTAGTCCAATTTTATTTTCCATCATGATTAATGATATATATTCAGAGCTTCCATTAGATATGGGGAGATCCCTATTTGCAGATGATGGAGCTATATGGAAGAGAGGAAGAAATGGTGAATTTATTAAAAGGAAATTACAAAACGGAATTAATCAAGTGGAACAGTGGGGGACAAAATGGGGATTTAAGTTCTCAGTAGAAAAAAACAAAGGTAAtgctttttacaaataaaaagaagGATAAGGAATGCAAGGTGGAAATGTATGGAACCAATTTAGAGAAAGTAGAGTGTTTTAGATTCCTGGGAGTATATTTTGATACAAAACTAACGTGGAGGGAACATATAAAGTATACagtgtgtaaatgtaaaaaaagtgctTAATGTAATGAGGTGTCTTGCAGGATTGGATTGGGGAGCAAGTTTTTCAgctctgaaatatatttatattgcactAATAAGGTCTAAATTAGATTATGGTTGTATTGTGTATGGGTCAGCAGCAAAATCTGTATTAACTGAATTTGGATGTTGTGCAGACACAAGCTTTAAGAATATGTTTAGGGGCAATCAGAACTTCCCCAGTGTGTTCACTTCAGGTTGAAGCATGTGAAATGCCTCTATGGCTACGAAGGAAACAACTGGTAGCCAACTATTGGATTCATTTAAGAGGGCATGGGGACAATCATCCAACAAAAAAGGTACTACAGAATTGTtgggagaaggagaggaggaaaaaGGAAAGTTTTGGTTGGACAGGAGATTTAATAGCAAAAGAATGGCCATATATGATAAAGAATTTGCTAGTACTGCGGTGTGGACTAACAAACCAATCTGGACAATGGAAAATACAGAGGTGGACATAGAGCTTCTAATAATAAAAGGCAGCAGTGGGAGTACAAATATAGTCAGTGAATGTTATAGATATATGGACAATATGTACAAAGATAGtattcacatttttacagatGGATCAAAGGATTTACAAACAGGCAACGGGATCTGCTGTATATATTCCTAGTCATAATGTGGGAATAAACAAAAGAACATCTGACAGCTTAAGTGTGTATACAGTCGAGTTGTATGCAATATTACTAGCATTAGAATGGACTGAACAATCCGGATGGGACAACATTGTAATATGTAGTGATTCTGTGTCTGCCCTCATGAGTATAAAGTCTGGTGTGACTAGCAACCATCAGGAATTACTTTATGAGATTTTATTTACAAACTCAAGAATAAGTAGGCATGGGAAAAACATTACATAGTTATGGGTACCAGCTCATGTGGGCATACAGGGAAATGAGAGAGTAGACAGACTGGCAAAAGAGgcaacaaaaaaaggaaattattgatgtcaaaattaaattatcaaaaacagAAGGGAAGAGTTTTAGTGTGGAAAAAGATAATGGAAAAAATGGCAGCAGCAGTGGGATAATGAAATCAAAGGGAGACATCTGTACATGATACAAAATAGGATAGGTATGGAAAGTAAGAAAGGGGGGAATAGGAAGGAACAAGTCATAATAAACAGACTGAGGATTGGACATTGCAAGTTAAACAAAACTCTTCATATTATAGGAAAACACCCAACAGGATTATGTGATGAATGTCAGGAGGAGGAAACAGTTAATCACATCTTTATATCATGTAAGAAATATATTCTAGAAAGGCTAGAGTTCAAGAATCAGCTACGGGAAAATAGGTATATtagaatataatgttaaaaatatagtaacataTGGAAATAATGACCAAGGACGgagatatttgtttaattttctaagGAGAACTGGACTGGAAAgaagagtttaaataaaaaaaaaaaaataaaaaaaaaataaaaattgagtaaGCTTGAATGAGACAACAGATGGCATTAAATCAACACCAATCATCCCAAATGAAGTAAAAATccaatgaagaagaagaagaaggggcAGATGTTAACGTGCATGCTGATGACTGCAGGATATTTGATTCGAGAGCACGACAATTAATAAACAGTCTGTGTTTACATCCTAACGTTATCTAGGTAGTGTATATTTGAAGCAGTAAAAGAGCTACGCACACGCCTGCACATTTGAAGATGTCTGTAACGGAGATGTTTAGCTTTATCCAAGGATTTTTGAGTGCCGATCAAGATATTCGAGAGGTAAACAACAGCCCTGACACGTAAACTGCCTtttgcaaacacaaaataaccttcctgaaaaaaataaaaggtttggTTTAGTAGCAACGTGAAGTTCGTTTGAAATGTCATGCACTTGTCGCAGAATCTCTGCATTGAATATTGCTTTATCAGTAACCTTCTCAGTACAGTTAATGGTTTCACAGGACATTTGTGAGTTATGAATTAGACATGATAAAGTACAACAGATGTCGAAGTCTAGATAGAATGTTCTGCTGGTGTCTTTTGGAATTTTGCTGTTTTCAATCCATTTGTGCTCTTTGCTGACTCATCTTTCTGTGCTCCTCTTGTAGGACATAAGAAAAGTCGTCCAAGTTCTGGAACAGACAGCGAGAGAGATCCTCACCGTTCTTCAAAGTGTCCATCAACCATGTGGTTTCAAAGACAGTAAGTTCAAATACTTGATCCAAGTCTTTTGGTCTACATAATTTCTTTTAGAATATGTTTTCACTCCCTCCTCCAGTTCCCAGCAAGTGTCTAAAGGCCAGAGAGCTGTTCTGCACTGTAAGAAACCACACTGGAGAGCTGAAAACTAAGTTCCCTGTTGAACAGTACTATCGGTCAGTGTAAATGCCTCTTACACTATTTTTCCCCCCATGCTTCTAGCCTTGATAATTATATTAAAGCCTGACACATCCTCACCTTTCCATAGGTATCATGAACACTGGAGATTTGTTCTTCAACGACTTGTCTTCCTTGCGGCTTTTGTGGTATACCTGGAAAGCCAGTCCTTGGTTACACGTGAGGAAGTGGCTAAAATACTTGGCAGTATGTAATTTTCAtgttcatgtatatattttaatactgaGACTGTAGTCATTAAATTCTATTTTACACGTGCACAGTTGAGGTCGACAGAGAAAAAGGGTTTCATTTGGATGTGGAAGACTATCTAGCAGGAGTTCTTATTTTGGCCAGTGAGCTGGtaagtgtttttttctcaaatgtatTCAAACTACCAAATCTTACCATCTTTAGTAGTAATAATTTATACgctactgtatttaaatatttgcacTGACCagaacattaaaggggtcatgacatggactatttaatttaaatttgttccTTGAAGTtcacttataataaataaataaataatatgcagaacatttttttattttcaactctCATTCTGACCCTCTTTCTGAAATTATCCATTTTTAAGGGGCGGGTCCTTTAAGGCTTCTCAGTAAACAGCCACTGTTTGATTGACTGCTTTCATTACATAGGAAACAATTTCAACGTACCCTCGTTATTGCACGTGAGTAACtgtcattaaaattaaaccaTCCACTTATTTCTGACGCTGGGAACTTTTTGAAGACTGTACAGAGACCCAGACAAGCTGTTTAAACCGGATACAATCAATATGAACTTGCTTTACTCCTCCATCTGTCCTGTTGTCAGCAGAATCAAGTGCGTGGAGTATGTCAGAAATGCAACTAGTATCCCAGGTCAGTGTAGTGTAGAGATGCGCGGATGAGTCTAACTTCACCCGAGTCCGCTGTTTCAAATTATCCACCTGCCACCCACCCGCACCTATATGTGATCATCTTATTTCGATTCTAATTCTTTAGTTTTGCATGGtgatatgatgaatggatggctcgtttttaacagcagattcagTGACGTTAGAGACTACGGCCGCCGGAGCTGATCGCGGCCGCTCAGTCAATGCTGGTGTTTGTACCATCCGCACGCAGCCCAGAACTCATGCTTATCTCATCGGTCTATTGTATTTTGTGGTGCCGCTCATAGAATAGAACcaattataatcagtgatgttgtctacac
Encoded proteins:
- the LOC109069698 gene encoding translin-like isoform X1; protein product: MSVTEMFSFIQGFLSADQDIREDIRKVVQVLEQTAREILTVLQSVHQPCGFKDIPSKCLKARELFCTVRNHTGELKTKFPVEQYYRYHEHWRFVLQRLVFLAAFVVYLESQSLVTREEVAKILGIEVDREKGFHLDVEDYLAGVLILASELSRLAVNSVTAGDYGRPLRISNFINELDSGFRLLNLKNDPLRKRYDGLKYDLKKIEEVVYDLSIRGLTKEQEAGGDK
- the LOC109069698 gene encoding translin-like isoform X2, producing the protein MSVTEMFSFIQGFLSADQDIREDIRKVVQVLEQTAREILTVLQSVHQPCGFKDIPSKCLKARELFCTVRNHTGELKTKFPVEQYYRYHEHWRFVLQRLVFLAAFVVYLESQSLVTLEVDREKGFHLDVEDYLAGVLILASELSRLAVNSVTAGDYGRPLRISNFINELDSGFRLLNLKNDPLRKRYDGLKYDLKKIEEVVYDLSIRGLTKEQEAGGDK